CAGGGAAGCTCCCTGGTCTGATGTCACCATCCAGTGGTTATTCAAGCCAGTCAGAAACTCCAACATCTTCTTTTCCCATGTCTGTTTATCAAGGCCATGTACCACAACCAGTTGGGAAAGCAAAGCCCAAGGTGCCAGAGCGGAAGTCTTCATTGCAACCAACTTCCCCTAATGAGAAGAGCCCAAGGTCAAAACGTGTCTTTGATCTACCCATTACTCCACCTCCTCATTTGGATTTGTCAGGACTTAAGCTATCTTTTAAAAGCAAATCCAAAGCCAGCGGACGGCATTCTGATTCCTCGAATAGTACTAAACCTAGCCAGAAACATAGCCCAAACCAACCTTCTATGCCGGTCATAACACAGACTGTTTTGGAGTCAGTGCGTCTTCGTTCAGTCAGCAGATCAGAAACTGAGGACAATGCGGAAATTTTAAACTCACCACAGGAAACCCACACTGTATCCTCCGAAGCACCTCAGAAAAAAGTCCGACCACCTGTTCCTGGAAAGCCACCCATGTCAAAGAGGCCTTCGAGTATTGTACTGAAGGTTTCTCCTACTGAGCAGACATCTTCTATTGCTTCACAGCCTTCACCGGCAACTTCAAGAAAAACTTTTGCCACGGTCTTTAGAAAGGTTGGGATAAAGAAACAAGAGTCGATGGATGGTGCAGCAAGTCAGAAACCTTTGGCATCACCAGAAACTGTATCTCCTCAACCGAACTACCTTCAAAGTAACCACATGGGTAACAAACAAACTAGAGGAGCACCAGCCACCCCAGATGACAGTCAAAGGAAAAGTTTTACAGAGTTAACCAGGAGTTCCACTCAATATATTGAGAAGAAGAAAAGTAAGACTCCGCCACCTGTCCCGAAGAAGCCAAATGTACTGATTGTACCAACAAATACAGCACATATACTTGTAGTCACAGAAAGATCAGAACGGAGTCCACTGCACAGCCCAGCTGCCACTCCAGATTCCAACAATGTAAATGTTTCATTTACCAACGTTACATTTGATGCAGAAAGAGATCTAGAAGCAACCAAAGTGATTGCATCACATGTTCAGAACATTGATCCAAATATAGAGACTATACGAAGGACCGGCATTCATTCGGAGGAAAACAGGAATAAAGATTACAATGATAGATTTGGGATATGCCAAAATATAACAATGAGCACTAATCCGTGTCAGAATCCTGCAGGTATGTGAGATGTCCGAATCAAAGCTGATTCTTTACAAATTTAAAACCTATAATTTCCCTTCTGCTAGGTGCCATTGTTAAAGATATGATTAGGTGGAAAATTCAAGTTGCACCACTACAGTGGCACTCAGAACACCATTGACTGTAATCTCTGGTGTAGTTTCTGGTGGGTAGGGACCACTGGTGTGGGAGGCACTCACCTCAAACAGGTGGGCAATATATTTAAATAATCATTTCGTGGTGGGGACATTGCCATGCAAAATTGTGCCACCTGCTGCAAGGACACATGCAGCTAAGCAGCAGCATAGGATTCACCATCCAGAGACAGTAACGGTCAGCTGTGCCTTGGAAGAGGCTGCACCTCCTTGCAGGCATGCTGCAGTACTAACCTATAAGCATGGTATCATGGAGAGGCACAGAATGGCATCTTCCTTGAAACCACTTCATGTTGCATCGTCCACACTGCCACCAAACAGGTTTGGGTGATGGAATACGATCCTTTGTCTCCGCACTCTATATGTTCCTTTCGTTTAAATTTTGCCTTTCACAACTTGGTTCCTCCCACTTCAGCTTTGGCAAAGGCTGCAATTGGTCTGAGGTGCCTTCTGAGCATATCCAAAAGCAATTAGAATTTCTGTCACACTTTTCTGGTATTCCTCTTTAATTCTCCCCTTCCCTTTACATTTCACTTACATGTGATTTTCAAATCCCATCCACCAAACCGGTGCCTGAAGCTATGGAATGAGTAAACTTCAAAAAATTGGTGCAAACAGCATGCTTCCATTTGAAACTgtctaaaacccactgtgacaaaaAAGTATTTCTATTGTGTTTTagctttaatcacttcaccattggtgggtgCACCCTCAGTTGCCTCGGTCCTAACCTCTGGAATATCCACCctgcacctctctacctcgctttcctcctttaagacactctataaaacctacctctttgaccaagcttttggtcatctgacctaatatctccttttgtggctcagtcatactttgttttataatgctcctgtaaagcgccttgggacatttcattacattaaaggtgctaactaaatttaagttgttgttgtagcTTAGTAGATGTCTCTTTAACTCATTCACGAGATATTAGTGGCTTTATTTTCCTCCCTTTCACTGCTGTAAATCTGTCGCCAGAAACCTGCCCAATTGCCCATTAAGAAAGGTGACTTAAGGAAACTAGGGAACTACAAAAAAGTCAGCCTACCATCTGTTGTCaggacaaaaatagaaaatgctggaaatactcagcaggtctggcagtatttgtggagagagaaacagagttaacgtttcaggtctgtctgAAAAGGTCatcaagtgaatgggcaaaactgtggcaaatgatttcaatgtaagcaaatgtgaggtcatccactttggatctgaaaAGAATAGAACCAGGTACTTCCTAAggagtgaaaagctagaaacagtggaggtccaaagagacttgggtgtccaggcgcatagatcattaaaatgtcctgaACACGTGCAAAAAGTAATGAAAAATgttaatgaaatgctggcctttatatctaaaggactaGAATACCAGGGAGTGGAAGTCATGCTCCAGCTATACATAACCCAGTTAAGCCAAACTTGGTGTtcagtgagcagttctgggcaccacaacccAGGAAGGGTATAATGGCTTTGGAGGGAGTactgtgtagatttaccagaatgatacctggactcttaAGGGTTATATTACAAGGAACaaggtattccctggaatttagaaggttaagggtgacttgatcgaagttttcaagatattgtgGGGAACAGATAAGGTCGATAGAGataaattatttctgctggttaaGGAGTCCAGGGttagggggcataatctaaaaattatagACAGaccattcaggaatgaaattaggaaacacttctacatatatAGGGTAGTTGAAGTTTGGTACTCATGTTcacaaacaacaattgatgctagattaattgtaaattttaaagctgtgattgatagatttttgttatgcaaggtattaagggatatggggcaaaagtgtgtatatggagttaggtcacagatctcattgaatggtggaactggcttgAGGGGTAAATGAccaacttctgttcctatgttcccatttcTACACTGTTAGCGGATTTCCCTATAGTAACTGTTGCAACAAAGGTTTGCTAGTCTGGCAACAATAACTCTGCTCAGATTCTAGCCCGAGTAGTTTTTAAACAACAATCTTTCTTTGCTTTGACTAATAACAGTATTAAGCTTTCTATAACTGTTCTACAGTATTATAATAAATGACATGATGGGATGCAAATAATACAACCTGGTTCCCAGGTCTGGAGTGATCGCTTTCAACTCTCTACTTTGCCTGCGTGGCTGTGGGCTTCCAGGTATCCCGAAAGTGCTCTGACTCCTGTCAGAACAACACAACCTTGGTCCCAAGCAAGGACCGACCAGCACCAGCCCTGCAGACTGTCCGCACGATTGCATGGTTCCTGACCACCCCGTGTACGCTCTGACCTTTAAGAGAAAAATGGTCCATTCTTATACTGTTAAACTACTTCGGGTTGTGTCTATGCACAATAGTGTGGTTGCCCATTTGCTGAGGCCATGCATTTAGTTGTTTACCCCGCTTCTAATCTTTTGGCCTTCATCTCTGTTCTACAAGCTTTATTTAATTTTAACTGCCTTGTACTATCAGTGAGTCAGTTGGAAACATCAAAGATAGGTTAGACTAGctagtgttaaactccagaaagcttgttatggaaggataatgctggagcctatctttactcagtttcacatttattgtgcagagtaaaagaatTAAAAACATgtcgctcctcactcaaacccttcaccagtctcactaagtatctgcttataagtgctcaagtaagaccccaattaacacccttctcctgcatataatcaaacaattgctaCACAACGAACAGATTAACAGCTAGTGCCTAGAATTCGAAAAGTCTACAAATAGAAAAATAACTCTAAATGTTATCTACAAAAAAAGTTTAGCATACAGATTGCAAGTTTATTGTTCAACGAGTTAGTCAGTATAATATCTAATGTAAATATACACATACAATATCGCTGTTATATATTAAtttgttcatcttttgttcagtaaAGTTGTTTGATAATTAAAAACCTAGAACAATGTTTTGAAACTCTACCAGATTTGGAAGATGAAAGAAAATTCCTGCAGAGTGATCAAGTGACTATAATCATTAAGAGAATGACTTCTCATTGTTACCCTGGTCATTGctgtgagaaagaaagaaaaaataaaaatcagaacaAATGGTTCAGAAATGCTATTTAAACTGATGTTAATAATGGAGCTACTGGGCTCTTTAAATGCTCCTTCATGTTCTCTTGACCACCTAAACAACCCTGGCTACTCACTTTACATGAGTAAGAAAAGGAAACAGTTGAAAGGAGGGGGAAATGCATGAGTACTTCTTACAGCTGTTGGATAGTATGGTGGAAGGTGAGACGTGAAAAAGTGGGTGATCATCAATTGGAAAGATTCCCATTTGATTTCTCTATTGAGTTTGCCCAAATTCCTTTGCTTCAGGGCCAGCAGTCTGCTCATCAGTGGCTGCATTGTTGTGGATGCTGATCCCATTCTACACAGATGTCTTTTTCCAGCAGGATTGTCTGGGTAATACTGTCTGGAGAATGCGGGCTGATTTCCTTCTCTCAAATGAAGGTTTTAAGGTGATTTGTAGCATTCTGACTGCTACCCTGTTTGTCATCAGTTTACTCAGCACAGACTGAGCATCAAATCTGGAACCCTCTCGGTGTGTATGGCTCAGTGCCACAGTGGGCAGTGTTTGTGCCTATTGAGTCACTAGAGCTGCTGAGGTTTGGAAGATGGTTGCAATCAGACACTCTAGCAGTATAGGTGCAGTTTAGACTTGACTAGCTAACGGTGGTTTCTTTTTTTTGGCCTTTTCTACCTCTCATAGTTCAGATTCTGTTGCTTCTATATTTTGGATTCCAATGACTGCTGATTAACAGAACTGAGTTTTGAGATTATCCATTGACACATTTGCACAAATACTGGTTTGTTTGAAGTCTACGTGTCTCCCAAGATAGCTCAATCCTGTTTCGTTATCTTTAGACATTTCCTTGAATCCGACCGCTAAGGAAAGAAGTCCCACAGGTGCACAGTGTGGAGACATTGTAATGGAGGATGACGATGAAGTCTTTATCTCCTCAGGCACCCAGCGCTCTACTGAAGATCTCTTCACTGTTATTCACAGGTAAAAGTTAAAGGTGACTTTTAGCATGAGAGCTGACATGAGTAAGAGGGAAGATAGTGATGATTTGCTCAGTCTGTCTGGGGTCTCTGCTGATCTTCCTCCAAAGTTATGGCAGCAGATCAGGAGAACCACTGAGAAAACTCACAGCATTGATGCCATAGATCATTATTAACTGATAAGCTAATGTTACATCCCACTGTAGTGGGCTTGTCACTGACTAACATTGCAATCCATTACAATGGGCTTGTCACACACTGACTGACATTCTAACTGACTGCAGTGGCATGAGAGTGGAAAATAAAACAAACATCTAAATGTGGACTTTATTAAAGGAGACTTTTTCTTGCTTCACTCTTCCTGCGCACACCTTTGAAGCAGTACTGTGCCCAGTCGAGCTGCTTGGTTCTGTATTGATATAACTGTTAATTAGTCAGTGTCTGGGATCCAGCATTCTTATATCACTGAGCATCATTGTCCTGCACTATTATATTCTGAAAATGAGTATGGGAAGTGAACTCTGCATGGTTCTCTCTGCTCCTTAGCCTTGGGGATAATTGTAGCTTCACTCTTAACACCTCGGTTGAGATAgcctaattcagcagagatagaaCCTGAGGCATTGTTTAAATGGTTCACTTTCTCTCCTCAGGTTATATTTGCTCTCTGCACCAGAGCTCCTTTGAAATGACTTGAAGTCAGCCTGTAGAATTTTATGTTGTGATCTTTTTTCAATAGATCGAAGAGGAAGGTGCTGGGATGGAAAGAGCCCGGAGAATCATTCAATGTCAGGCATGTGGCTGTTTCACCTATCAAACCCCCCACAACACCTCCCAACAGTGGACTCAGGCTTTCCCCCTCGGCTAGTGGGAGTGGGGCCAAAAACATCACCAGCAACGAGAACTTTAAGGCCTTATTACAAAAGAAAAACAGCAAGCCTGCATCTGGCATGCGCATGTCTGCAGCTGAGCTGCTGAAAAGCACCAACCCACTTGCACGAAGGATTGCGACAGAGTTTACACAGGAGTCAGAAAGGTGCCAGCCCATACTGGAGCCAGTTTCTCCTGAAAGCAGTTCAAGGTGTTAGAGTTGTACCAATTCCCGAAGAGCAAGGACAGGAGATTAATGTTACTCTGTCTTGTTGAATGTAAACTTTTAATTTTTGCTCTATCAATGGGGCTAtcattctggtcagaaggaaggagGAAGCTTTGCACAATCCTGTGAATACAAACTCGATTGACGTGTTCTTCATATGGAAACCTACAGAAATTTGAACAATTTAAATAACAGATTTTTAATGCAAACAATTATTTGGATCAAGAGCTCTGAGGAAATTTCTCCAAGTAAGGTAGAGAATGTGGGATGGTCTGATTGATCTGAGGCTGTTTTAGATAGACTGGAAAAGCCTGGAGCATTCTAAAAGTGTACAGCAGACAATCTACATTCCAGCCTGGCAATCTAGGTATACTAAAGCCTTATTGGGAACTGAGCGTTTGAAAGTATGTTCGATCCGCGATACTCTGAGCGGCCATACTTAAGTTCTGTTTGTAAATTTTACATGCATCTCCAGGGATTACTGCTTAACAACTATTAACCAATCCAGCAGTAAACTgaatttgtggggatgtttttaaCCGTTGTGTACTCCTAATATGATGATGGAAAGGTTTCTTCCCGCAGTTTTCGGAGGTCTGCAAACTCTGACCGAAAATGTTTGTATTACAAGAAACAAATGACATGATTAGAGTCACGCTTTAGCTCGACACTGCCACCTGGTCCACATTTATTCTGTGAGTCTCAACCCACAATGAGGCTTCAGGAGAAGGAGGATCTCTCTTTAAGATTGTAAAATAGCTGGCTTTTGCTCTGTGACTGAGGGACTAGCCCATGTAAAATGAGGCTCAAAAAATCTTATCTTGCCTTTCCCCCTTTCCCTGCATCTTCCCTCTAAAGAAAGCCATGGAAACAGGAGTAGAGGCAAAATGCAGGGCCCAGGAGGTACATTGCTGAGGTCTTGAAAATGGCTAGCAGTATGCTGATTTTTTTTGACTATTTGCTTAAGAAGCAGTTATTTGCCTGATCTGTAATGTTTATTGGAATAGTGCCTCCTATTTTGTTGTTAATTTTATCAATATACTGTAATATGTAATAAGGCATCAATATATAAGAGTTATTTCAAAGTTTTTTGATATTAGATCAAAGGATAGACCTTTGAATTTGGAAGCTTTCAAAAGGCCTGAGTGCTGCCTTTACCGTGATATACAGCAATGATCTGAATGTAGAAACTCTGGATCTTTTAGCCCTGGTTTGATCTGGTCTGCTGTTAGACCACTTTGTTTAAATATTTCAGAAAGTCTTAGCCCTTGTGCTTTTTATGTTTTATTTTATTCATAGGGTAAACAACATAATGGAAGGTGAACCACACCTTGAGGTGAAAATTTCTCACTTGAGATCTGGAGCCACTACTGAATTCATCCCAGCCATAAGCAAAACTGTCCTCATCTGAGCCAACAGCCAGTGCTGTGCTCCCCTCAGCCTACAACCAGTGCTGTGATCCCCTCAGCTGACAGCCAGTGCTGTGATCCCCTCAGCCTACAACCAGTGCTGTGATCTGCTCAGCCTACAACCAGTGCAGTGATCCGCTCAGCCTACAACCAGTGCTGTGATCCGCTCAGCCTACAACCAGTGCTGTGATCCCCTCAGCCTGCAACCAGTGCTGTGATCCCCTCAGCCTGCAACCAGTGCTGTGATCCCCTCAGCCAACAGCCAGTGCTGTGCTCCCCTCAGCCTACAACCAGTGCTGTGATCCCCTCAGCCTACAACCAGTGCTGTGACCCCCTCAGCCTACAACCAGTGCTGTGAACCCCTCAGCCTGCAGCCAGTGCTGTGATCCCCTCAGCCAACAGCCAGTGCTGTGCTCCCCTCAGCCTACAACCAGTGCTGTGATCCCCTCAGCCTACAACCAGTGCTGTGCTCCCCTCAGCCTACAGCCAGTGCTGTGCTCCCCTCAGCCTACAACCAGTGCTGTGATCCCCTCAGCCTACAGCCAGTGCTGTGATCCCCTCAGCCAACAGCCAGTGCTGTGCTCCCCTCAGCCTACAGCCAGTGCTGTGTTCCCCTCAGCCGACAGCGTGCTGTGCTGTGATCCCCTCAACCTACAACCAGTGCTGTGATCCCCTCAGCTGACAGCCAGTGCTGTGCTCCCCTCAGCCGACAGCAAGTGCTATGTTCCCCTCAGCCGACAGCCAGTGCTGTGCTCCCCTCAGCCGACAGCCAGTGCTGTGTTCCCTTCAGCCAACAGCCAGTGCTGTGCTCCCTTCAGCCGACAGCCAGTGCTGTGTTCCCTTCAGCCAACAGCCAGTGCTGTGCTCCCTTCAGCCGACAGCCAGTGCTGTGCTCCCTTCAGCCAACAGCTAGTGCTGTGCTCCCTTCAGCCGACAGCCAGTGCTGTGCTCCCTTCAGTCAACAGCCAGTGCTGTGCTCCCCTCAGCTGACAGCCAGTGCTGTGATCCTCTTAGCCTACAACCAGTGCTGTGATCCCCTCAGCCTCCAACCAGTGCTGTGCTCCCCTCAGCCTACAACCAGTGCTTTGATCCCCTCAGCCTCCAACCAGTGCTGTGATCCCCTCAGCCTACAACCAGTGCTGTGATCCCTTCAGCCTACAACCAGTGCTGTGCTCCCCTCAGCCTACAGCCAGTGCTGTGATCCCCTCAGCCTACAACCAGTGCTTTGATCCCCTCAGCCTCCAACCAGTGCTGTGATCCCCTCAGCCTACAACCAGTGCTGTGATCCCTTCAGCCTACAACCAGTGCTGTGATGCCCTCAGCCATCAGCCAGTGCTGTGCTCCCCTCAGCCTGCAACCAGTGCAGTGATCCCCTCAGCCTGCAACCAGTGCAGTGATCCCCTCAGCCTACAACCAGTGCAGTGATCCCCTCAGCCTACAACCAGTGCTGTGCTCCCCTCAGCCTACAACCAGTGCTGTGTTCCCCTCAGCCGACAGCGTGCTGTGCTGTGATCCCCTCAACCTACAGCCAGTGCTGTGACCCCCTCAGCCGACAGCCAGTGCTATGTTCCCCTCAGCCGACAGCAAGTGCTGTGCTGTGATCCCCTCAGCCGACAGCCAGTGCTGTGCTCCCCTCAGCCAACAGCCAGTGCTGTGTTCCCTTCAGCCGACAGCCAGTGCTGTGCTCCCTTCAGCCAACAGCCAGTGCTGTGCTCCCTTCAGCCGACAGCCAGTGATGTGCTCCCTTCAGTCAACAGCCAGTGCTGTGCTCCCCTCAGCTGACAGCCAGTGCTGTGATCCCTTCAGCCTACAACCAGTGCTGTGCTCCCCTCAGCCTACAACCAGTGCTGTGATCCCTTCAGCCTACAACCAGTGCTGTGCTCCCCTCAGCCTGCAACCAGTGCTGTGATCCCTTCAGCCTACAACCAGTGCTGTGATCCCCTCAGCCCACAACCAGTGCTGTGATCCCATCAGCCTACAACCAGTGCTGTGATCGCCTCAGCCTACAGCCAGTGCTGTGCTCCCCTCAGCCTACAACCAGTGCTGTGATCCCTTCAGCCTACAACCAGTGCTGTGCTCCCCTCAGCCTGCAACCAGTGCTGTGATCCCTTCAGCCTACAACCAGTGCTGTGATCCCCTCAGCCCACAACCAGTGCTGTGATCCCATCAGCCTACAACCAGTGCTGTGATCGCCTCAGCCTACAGCCAGTGCTGTGCTCCCCTCAGCCTACAACCAGTGCTTTGCTCCCCTCAGCCTACAACCAGTGCTGTGCTCCCCTCAGCCTACAGCCAGTGCTGTGCTCCCCTCAGCCTACAACCAGTGCTGTGCTCCCCTCAGCCTACAGGCAGTGCTATGTTCCCCTCAGCCTACAACCAGTGCTGTGCTCCCCTCAGCCTACAGGCAGTGCTATGTTCCCCTCAACCTACAGCCAGTGCTGTGCTCCCCTCAGCCTACAGGCAGTGCTATGTTCCCCTCAACCTACAGCCAGTGCTGTGCTCCTTTGAGCTCACACCCAGTGCAGTGCACCTCTTAGCTCAGAACCAGGGCTATGCCATTCCTAGTTCTGGGCCACAGCTATGCTTGTTTTAGTGCCAAGACAGGGCTGCACCTGTCCCAACCCAGTGACAAGGTTGTGCCCATCCATGGCTTTGTCCATTGTACTCTCAGACCAGATTTGTGCCCCTCTCGGCCATGTGTTTTTTCCCAATCCACAGTTAGCACTGTGATCTACACAGCCGGTGATTTGTCTATTCCCCTCTAGAAACAGGTTTGTGCCTAGTGGCACCTCAGTTGCTATCAGTCCTGGCAGTAACTCCATATTTGGAGCAGGAGGCAGAGTATTTACAAGTTCCAGCTGGTAATTAGAAATCTTAATAGGTGTAATTAGAAAGGTTAACAGAGTTTTCTTATTAAAATCTTTTTGCTCCTACCACTAAAGACAAGCTGAATGTCACCATCCCATCCCCTTGAGAGCACATTAGCATACCTCCCAGTTCCTGTATGAGTCTCATGTTTATCTCAGGGTACTCTGTGTCTGGAGGAAATTTGATTGATTAAACAGTTTAATATCTCTGATGAGTTAAAAATATAATGGTAAAGCTCTGTCTTCAAAATTTGCACAGGGTGTGTTATCCACTGAATGAGTTACACTTTAGCAGTCAATTGATTGAAGCTTTCTGTAAATATTCATATTTTACCTTATTCTTGAATGTATGAGATTTCCCCTGCCGCAGAGCATCACGCATTGAAAGCATCAACATTTCCTAACCAGACTGTGCTGGCGATGTCGCATCATGGTGGGGATTAACAATCAAATGCACCTTGTGATAAAAGCCATGTTCCTCCATATCAGAATGAAGTGAACATTTGTGCTGTGAATAGTGAGAGATGAGTGCACTTAACTCGGGAGGACTGCATCGCTTTGTGTCCATGTTGTCTTGCACTTAAACGTTTGAAATGAATTGTGCGCTTTAGAAGTGACTCAGGAAATTGGGAATGATCTATAGTTATTTTTACATATATTAGAAAATGCATTTCACTCCCCCATAGGTTAGAGTGATAAATAAATATTAATTGTATAATCTTTTGGGACAATCATTAAAAAAAACTTGAAGCAAATTTTATTTCAAGATAGTTTTTCTTTCTCAGACCTCTTTCCGCCAACTTATAATACTCCAGAAACAAGGTTTGTAAAAGTTTAAATCTGCTCTGAAACACACATTAGTTTCAATTGAGGTGAGAAACCATCTTGAATTTAAAAATGATATTTAATAATATTTCCAATTGTTTTCCCTCCTCATAAGGGGGCTGTTACTGGGTACTGTTCTGCAGACGCCAGCACCTTTCTGTACTTTGACCAAGTCACTACATTCGAGCCTAAACTACGagtaggcacacacacacatcccgTACACACACATCCCATACACACATACAAACATAGACACTTTCCAGCAGGGGCTATTACTTAGTAATTGGGAGTGGAATCTGGAATGGAATCCCTGGCTGATTCCTCCTTGTCCCACTTTGGAGAGACTAATGTCCATTGTAACACTTCACCTCTGAGGAGAGCTTTGGCACATGGGATgaacctggcactttcctggttatgGCCCAGTATCACACCAAATCATTCATTTATCCTTGAACCATCAGATGAACCTCTTGATAAAAATATAATATTTTCTCCCTAGGTTCTCCCCTAGTGCCCACCAGAACGTGCATGTACCAGGCCTGAGGGAGTGGACACTCCTGTGCTTCTGCTGATACAGTTATATACCAGCTGCTTGGAAGCATCTATGAGAGAGCAACCCCTTTGTGACTGTCTATctggtttctcctcattgtccataAGGAGAATCTTGGGACTTAATGTGCCAAGTCCTGAACTCGAGTCTTACAACAACTTGCTTCTCCACCAATTAGATATGTAATATAAACAACTGAAAAATTTCTGTACTGCTGATTACAATTTTCAAGTATCATTCTTCTTAAAAGTCTCTGTTCCATTCCAGTGACAGCATTGCCGCCCACAGCCAATCCTATCCATGATGTCATTAGAATGGAACTTTATGAAATTTTATTCAAAGGGGTTGCTCCTAAGCTTCCTCTAACTAGCAGATTGACAAATACAGTAACTATGGATGACTTAGATACAATGGTAATTGTAGAGATATTTCCCTTTATAGCATCAAGGAATACATAGTAATTCAATAGAAACTACTTTGCCTTATGTTTTCTATTACCAAACAGTTAGCATGCCCTGGGACTAACACTAAACATCAGGAACTAAGGAGAACCTGACAATGAATTACATATCAGGAGTAGGTCTAAATATTAAATATTTCAGGTTATATCTTCAGTACCATAATTTATCTCTCAAAACTTATTGTGTCATCCCTTTGAAGTCATCATCATTAGCTGTTATTATTGCTCAATTATGTTATAGGTTATATTATTTTGGTTATATGTTAGATGGTAAGTAGTGTGATTTTTGGGGATACTATCAACCATTGTTTTTCTAATGCTGTGGCTGAATATCATTTAGAGAGAAGGAAACAACATCTACAAATATGTTGTCATCATTACTGATTAATTATTAATTTCTGCTTTTTTATTATTGA
This Heterodontus francisci isolate sHetFra1 chromosome 15, sHetFra1.hap1, whole genome shotgun sequence DNA region includes the following protein-coding sequences:
- the nhsl2 gene encoding NHS-like protein 2 isoform X5, producing MNPKSTLRRRRTITGLHESAQPQQGPSTEGSRSHQVSTTAEATQRFFTFDEDISVANGKRDTVSNLGIVQPFPTMLRKVHSDLGQITNPNLSQSSGNITFTMNNSQMMHTSLSDHSFSSLNSSWDQMRGSSFSSSWNNSSGVNPPNTMLAEAMRVDGCAPVTFSQTYRNGQSHTQHAICSPVQRQLLSQATTLNPRELCHYPDNRMESHHSSSRACNGSNSMCAPHISDMALSVSLQCLKHSSQCDSELSLNADSHSECNVALSTFFPREGQTQNTRGPAFGSFTSAGGESAVRAQNLKDIRTNHERIIVYTANDPNEEKNSNLELPGQSNTDACKFRERSLSTPTDSGSCCSSDAIRCYDSKRYDHSRRHSENYIMRYPSASSEESQSTENVSVITDQEGSQKARTRSRSISLKKPKKKPIPPVRSVSLKKCEASSKLEKTEPNISLRENRPTVLFLPSEKQVVQSESVDSNESSGFISDARSSSATPTLRDGEPIRYPEHWFLNDWKSNDPYRSLSNSSTATGITVIECAKSRGSSESLTSPSISRATTPSQLSVEAESKMSSPGKLPGLMSPSSGYSSQSETPTSSFPMSVYQGHVPQPVGKAKPKVPERKSSLQPTSPNEKSPRSKRVFDLPITPPPHLDLSGLKLSFKSKSKASGRHSDSSNSTKPSQKHSPNQPSMPVITQTVLESVRLRSVSRSETEDNAEILNSPQETHTVSSEAPQKKVRPPVPGKPPMSKRPSSIVLKVSPTEQTSSIASQPSPATSRKTFATVFRKVGIKKQESMDGAASQKPLASPETVSPQPNYLQSNHMGNKQTRGAPATPDDSQRKSFTELTRSSTQYIEKKKSKTPPPVPKKPNVLIVPTNTAHILVVTERSERSPLHSPAATPDSNNVNVSFTNVTFDAERDLEATKVIASHVQNIDPNIETIRRTGIHSEENRNKDYNDRFGICQNITMSTNPCQNPADISLNPTAKERSPTGAQCGDIVMEDDDEVFISSGTQRSTEDLFTVIHRSKRKVLGWKEPGESFNVRHVAVSPIKPPTTPPNSGLRLSPSASGSGAKNITSNENFKALLQKKNSKPASGMRMSAAELLKSTNPLARRIATEFTQESERCQPILEPVSPESSSRC